In the Malus domestica chromosome 16, GDT2T_hap1 genome, one interval contains:
- the LOC103435594 gene encoding protein MODIFIER OF SNC1 11-like — translation MATNTQKLNDPITTLEAPKKTLESSSAPPTAKITDRSDNPSTDTPSNPPLSSEVDSKENRSKVDSDDPKTDSTTGYAAVLATGIKKNMRCAERFGISVHLTEKEKRNFRA, via the coding sequence ATGGCCACCAACACACAGAAGCTCAATGACCCCATCACCACCTTAGAAGCTCCAAAGAAAACCCTAGAATCCTCCTCAGCCCCACCCACCGCCAAAATTACGGATCGATCGGATAATCCATCCACTGACACTCCCTCCAATCCACCTCTGTCGTCCGAGGTTGACTCCAAAGAAAACAGGTCTAAGGTTGACTCTGATGACCCTAAGACTGACTCTACCACTGGTTACGCAGCTGTTCTGGCTACCGGCATTAAGAAAAATATGCGCTGTGCCGAGCGGTTTGGGATATCCGTGCATCTCACAGAAAAAGAGAAGCGCAACTTTCGCGCTTAG